A region of the Denitrificimonas caeni genome:
GCACTGCTAGCCATTGCGTACTGCTGTATCACGCGCCTTTATCACAGATTGGCCGCGAGCGTTTAGCCATTATGCGCGAAACCAACGATGGTTTTCTGATTGCTGAAAAAGATTTAGAACTGCGTGGCCCCGGCGAAATGCTCGGCACTCGACAAACCGGCTTACTGCAATTTAAAGTGGCAGACTTAATGCGCGATGCGCCCTTATTGCCAGCGGTACGCGAGGCCGCCTGCGCACTACTAGAGCATTGGCCACAGCATGTCAGCCCACTCCTAGAGCGCTGGCTCAAACATGGTCAGCAATATGGGCAGGTATGAACAGTGCAGCAATAACCTGCGCTGTAGGATATCCTCTTTTGGACTGTATACGTTTGTAGAGTACTGTTATGCCTGATTCAACCACCACGCCCGCCAACCCAGCAGCGTTACCCGCTGTTATCAGAACACTACTCGAAGCCAATGGCATAGCCTTTAGCTTGCACCCTAGCAGTGCCGTCAACGCTGCACAGCGCTTGCATGCAGTCTTAGTACAAGAACACAGCAAAGAGTTACTGGTCGTTTTCCCCCGCAGCCACATTCTTGATCTAGCCAAGCTCAATAGCGCCACACAAACACAATGGCAAGCAATGCCGATTGCTGCAGTGGCACAACTACTCAGCCGTTATGGCCTAGATACGCTACCGGCATTACCGAAACTGTTTAACCAAGCCAGCCTCTGTGACCCAAAAATATTCATGCAACCCATGGCTTATCTCGATAGCGGTGTACCGGGCTTGTTGTTAGGGATAGATCCGGCAGCTTTAGAACGCTTGTTTAAGGTCAGTCAAAGAGTGACATGCGCCGAACCTATTACCAGCCAGCAGCCGAACGACAGTGCGGTATCCAGCGATGCAGCAGGTATTGAACATGCGGTAATTCGCTTAACCTCACGCAGAATTCACCGCCGTTTAGAGGAAACATTAGAAATTCCCCTACTCAGCTCCACTGCCAAAAAAGTCTTGCGCCTACGCGCTGACCCATTAGCAGGTGTGGATGAACTGGCCGCCATTGTTGAGACTGACCCGCCTTTAGCTGCACAGGTGATTAGCTGGGCAGCTTCGCCTTATTATGCCGCCCCCGGCAAAATACGCTCGGTAGAAGATGCCATAGTGCGTGTGTTAGGTTTTGACTTAGTTATTAACCTCGCGCTAGGGCTCTCGCTGGGTAAGAACTTAAGTATTCCGCAAGACCAGCCCCTGCACTGCACGCCCTATTGGCAACAAGCTATCTATACCGCAGCCCTGATCGAAGGTTTAGCACGCTGCATGCCGGTAGAGAAAAAGCCTGAGAGTGGCCTCGCTTACCTTGGTGGCTTATTGCACAACTTTGGTTTTGCCTTATTGGCTCACGTCTTCCCCCCGCACTTTTCTTTGGTGTGCCGCTCACTAGAAGTTAACTTACATCTAAGTCACAGCACCATTGAGTACTATTTGCTCGGTATCACCCGTGAACAGATGGGGGCCTGGCTAATGCAGTGCTGGAATGTGCCCGAAGAACTGGTCTGTGCTTTACGCTTCCAAGACAACCCCAATTATCAAGGCAACTATGCCAGCTACGCCAATCTCAGCTGTTTAGCTCAAAGCCTATTGGCACAACATGGTATTGGTTGTGTGCATGACAGCAGCATTCCCGACAGTTTGTATCAGCGCTTAGGCTTATCCGCAGATATTGCCCAGCAAGCTTTGCAGCGCGTACTGGATGCGGAACAAGCTCTGAAAGAACTGGCTCGCCAGTTTAATCCCTAGCAGCCAATAGATACTCACGCACCCGCTGTGCTGTTGGCTCTGGGTATTGCTGCATAAAACAGTGCCCACCGCGAACTTGCTCAGTCGTCACCAGACTATTGCGTTGACGCCAAAGGGCAGCTGACTTGATGACAAAAGGGAAAGTCTCGGCGCCATACAACATCAACAGCGGTGTTTGCACCTTGCCAAGCGCACGCCATAAGCCATTCGGTGCGGAGCTAAAAATAGTTGCTTCCAGCTCTGCTGAGCACTTGAGTTCAACTCCGCCCTGCTCCGCCGGACGCAACGCATTCTCCACAAACGCCCACAACGCTGCCGCACTCCAACCTTTAAAAGCGCCACGCCCAGTTAATCCAGCATACGCAGCTTGTCGATCGGGCCAGTGCTGACGGCGCGCACGCGTGCGGCTGGCCAGCTTATTAAAAGCAGTTAAACGCAAGCGTTCTGAGCTTTTCATAAACATTTGCAGAGCTGGAGTATAAATCACTGGATCCAGCAGGACCGCACGGCTGAACAGTTGCGGGTATTGCGCCAACATTAAGCTGGTAATCACCCCGCCTAGACTGTGAGCTACGGCATACACAGGTACATCGGCAAACATTTCTCGCTGCGCCTGAAAAGCCTCGATAGCCAGTTCTCCATTACGGTTCCAGCCTAAGAAACGTGTGCCGGCATCACTGTCCCCATGGCCTTGAATATCACACAGCCACAAATCAAAATCTGCGCTGAGCAGTTGTAAAAGAGGGGTATAGACTCGGCCACAAAAGCCATTGCCATGTAAAAAATGCAAGACGGGTTTACCTGAAGGCGGGCTGTGCCAACCGCGTAATGTCAGTTGTGCCGAGGTGGTGTACGACCAAGCTTGCAAGTTCATGGAGTGTTGATCCTTATTGTTTTTTTACTGCGCAATTACAGCGTCACGCGACAAGCGCTGAGCTCAGCGGTTAATTGCTGCGGATCTTGGGCCTGACTAAAAATCAGCTCCAAACGTGAGTCTTTACGCCATTCAGTATTTTGCCAATGCAAACTCTGACCATCGACAGCATTGGCCGATAACCATCCCGCATTCGTCTGCAGCACACACTTCGCGCGCTGCCAAGACATTTGCGTCAACCACAGCTGTACCCGTAACAAATCAAATTGCTGTGTAGGATGCCAGCGCCAGCCCACGCTCCAAGCTTCTGTTTGCGCATTGACGGAACACAACGGCTGCTGTGGGTCAGCCCATACTGTGCCCAATTGTTGCGCGCTAGCAGCGGCAAAAGGATCTGCCACAGGAACTTGCCCTACTTGCTGCTCATGCCCAGGTAACTGCTTATACGCCAGCTGCCCTTGACGCGTGCACTGTACTGTAAGCGGTGCCAAAGCCTGTTGCCATTGTTGTTCTTGCGCCGCAGTAAAGTTATCGCATTTATTCAGCACGCACAGCTCTGTTTGCGCCAGTAACGCCGGCTCAATAGCAGTTACCGCAGAATCAAGAGTGCTACTCTGGGCATCAAGCACTACAACGACAGGCTGCACTGCCAGTA
Encoded here:
- a CDS encoding CobW family GTP-binding protein; translated protein: MLQHIPTHVICGSLGAGKTSVLRSLLAQRPSHERWAVLINEFGDIGLDSALLGGEQEGVSFTEVAGGCVCCVNGVPFQVALVQLLRKAKPDRLFIEPSGLGHPLQLLEQLRDVPWLDVLAVQPVVVVLDAQSSTLDSAVTAIEPALLAQTELCVLNKCDNFTAAQEQQWQQALAPLTVQCTRQGQLAYKQLPGHEQQVGQVPVADPFAAASAQQLGTVWADPQQPLCSVNAQTEAWSVGWRWHPTQQFDLLRVQLWLTQMSWQRAKCVLQTNAGWLSANAVDGQSLHWQNTEWRKDSRLELIFSQAQDPQQLTAELSACRVTL
- a CDS encoding aminoacyl-tRNA deacylase and HDOD domain-containing protein, with translation MPDSTTTPANPAALPAVIRTLLEANGIAFSLHPSSAVNAAQRLHAVLVQEHSKELLVVFPRSHILDLAKLNSATQTQWQAMPIAAVAQLLSRYGLDTLPALPKLFNQASLCDPKIFMQPMAYLDSGVPGLLLGIDPAALERLFKVSQRVTCAEPITSQQPNDSAVSSDAAGIEHAVIRLTSRRIHRRLEETLEIPLLSSTAKKVLRLRADPLAGVDELAAIVETDPPLAAQVISWAASPYYAAPGKIRSVEDAIVRVLGFDLVINLALGLSLGKNLSIPQDQPLHCTPYWQQAIYTAALIEGLARCMPVEKKPESGLAYLGGLLHNFGFALLAHVFPPHFSLVCRSLEVNLHLSHSTIEYYLLGITREQMGAWLMQCWNVPEELVCALRFQDNPNYQGNYASYANLSCLAQSLLAQHGIGCVHDSSIPDSLYQRLGLSADIAQQALQRVLDAEQALKELARQFNP
- a CDS encoding alpha/beta fold hydrolase, translating into MNLQAWSYTTSAQLTLRGWHSPPSGKPVLHFLHGNGFCGRVYTPLLQLLSADFDLWLCDIQGHGDSDAGTRFLGWNRNGELAIEAFQAQREMFADVPVYAVAHSLGGVITSLMLAQYPQLFSRAVLLDPVIYTPALQMFMKSSERLRLTAFNKLASRTRARRQHWPDRQAAYAGLTGRGAFKGWSAAALWAFVENALRPAEQGGVELKCSAELEATIFSSAPNGLWRALGKVQTPLLMLYGAETFPFVIKSAALWRQRNSLVTTEQVRGGHCFMQQYPEPTAQRVREYLLAARD